A window of the Paraburkholderia sp. ZP32-5 genome harbors these coding sequences:
- a CDS encoding SDR family NAD(P)-dependent oxidoreductase — protein sequence MTTTPAPYSAASLAMDGKVCIVTGAASGIGRAIARQLAANGARVVIADVTDTVIEGGEPTATLIERDGGHAYAIATDVSDTAQVDALIARTVERFGHLDVLVNNACIRHARPLLDLDEADWQRVIDVNLGGVYRCCRAAVRQMIAQPDIGGVRGRIVNLSSQHGMIAAPGDLAYGASKAAIDYLTRQIATDYAPQGIVCNAVAPGKIQTGAGGRALDPDVLERATRRTPWPRLGDPDDVARAVLFLASDLSTFTTGATLMVDGGWMAA from the coding sequence ATGACGACGACGCCCGCTCCCTACTCCGCCGCGAGCCTCGCGATGGACGGCAAGGTCTGCATCGTGACCGGCGCCGCCTCCGGCATCGGCCGCGCAATCGCGCGCCAGCTCGCGGCCAACGGCGCGCGCGTGGTGATCGCCGACGTGACCGACACGGTCATCGAAGGCGGCGAACCGACCGCCACGCTGATCGAACGCGACGGCGGCCACGCGTACGCGATCGCCACCGATGTCAGCGACACCGCGCAGGTGGACGCGCTGATCGCGCGGACGGTCGAGCGTTTCGGGCATCTCGACGTACTGGTCAACAACGCCTGCATCCGCCACGCGCGGCCCCTGCTCGATCTCGACGAAGCCGACTGGCAACGCGTGATCGACGTGAATCTGGGCGGCGTGTATCGATGCTGCCGCGCAGCCGTGCGCCAGATGATCGCGCAGCCGGACATCGGCGGCGTGCGCGGACGCATCGTCAATCTGTCGTCGCAGCACGGCATGATCGCCGCGCCAGGCGATCTCGCGTACGGCGCCAGCAAGGCCGCCATCGATTACCTGACGCGACAGATCGCCACCGACTATGCGCCGCAAGGCATCGTCTGCAACGCGGTCGCGCCGGGCAAGATCCAGACCGGCGCGGGCGGCCGCGCGCTCGATCCGGACGTGCTCGAGCGCGCCACGCGCCGCACGCCGTGGCCGCGTCTCGGCGACCCCGACGACGTCGCGCGCGCGGTGCTGTTTCTCGCCAGCGACCTCTCGACCTTCACCACCGGCGCCACGCTGATGGTCGACGGCGGCTGGATGGCCGCATGA
- a CDS encoding NAD-dependent epimerase/dehydratase family protein, with protein sequence MTVFITGSSGFVGLALTEHLLARGDTVIGFDRHPPRESACRAFAALPGRFVPLTGDVRDADALEAAMRAHRPSRLVTLAAITADAQRERAMPQTIFEVNVGGVLAALHAASRSGGIGRVVHISSGSVYGESGRDHARRLVEEITPLAPEGLYGISKRAAEDAARRIAGLYGLPLTIGRLGTCFGPWEADSGVRDTLSAPLQVLECTRRGDTAILPRAHRRDWLYVRDAAAAIVALLDTPALAHDLYNLAAGFAWSVVDWCERLAARDPRIAWRIASPDDTPNIDYYAPYDRAPMDIARLVADTPFVPHFDLAHAEADFHRWLDTPT encoded by the coding sequence ATGACGGTGTTCATCACGGGCAGCAGCGGTTTCGTCGGCCTCGCGCTGACCGAGCATCTGCTCGCGCGCGGCGACACGGTGATCGGCTTCGATCGCCATCCGCCGCGCGAATCCGCCTGCCGCGCATTCGCCGCGCTGCCGGGCCGCTTCGTGCCGCTGACCGGCGACGTCCGCGACGCCGACGCGCTCGAAGCGGCGATGCGCGCGCACCGGCCGTCGCGGCTCGTCACGCTCGCGGCAATCACCGCCGACGCGCAGCGCGAGCGCGCCATGCCGCAGACGATCTTCGAAGTCAACGTGGGCGGCGTGCTGGCTGCGCTGCACGCCGCGTCGCGCAGCGGCGGCATCGGCCGCGTGGTGCACATCAGTTCCGGCTCGGTCTACGGCGAAAGCGGCCGCGACCATGCGCGTCGGCTCGTCGAAGAAATCACGCCGCTCGCGCCCGAGGGCCTGTACGGCATATCCAAGCGCGCCGCCGAAGACGCCGCCCGGCGGATCGCCGGGCTTTACGGTCTGCCGCTGACCATCGGCCGGCTCGGCACCTGTTTCGGTCCGTGGGAAGCGGACAGCGGCGTGCGCGACACGTTGAGCGCGCCCTTGCAGGTGCTCGAATGCACGCGCCGTGGCGACACCGCGATCCTGCCGCGCGCGCACCGCCGCGACTGGCTGTACGTGCGCGACGCCGCCGCGGCGATCGTCGCGCTGCTCGATACGCCGGCGCTCGCGCACGACCTGTACAACCTCGCGGCCGGTTTCGCATGGAGCGTCGTTGACTGGTGCGAGCGGCTCGCCGCGCGCGATCCGCGTATCGCGTGGCGCATCGCGTCACCGGACGACACGCCGAACATCGACTACTACGCACCGTACGATCGCGCGCCGATGGACATCGCACGCCTCGTCGCTGATACGCCCTTCGTGCCGCACTTCGATCTCGCGCACGCCGAAGCCGATTTCCACCGCTGGCTCGATACCCCGACATGA